In a genomic window of Helianthus annuus cultivar XRQ/B chromosome 10, HanXRQr2.0-SUNRISE, whole genome shotgun sequence:
- the LOC110881264 gene encoding senescence associated gene 20 encodes MEEFNKNQQELKNQATINALYKSLAAGDTKMVSGLLASDLEWWFHGPQTCHHMMRMLTGEASHTEFIFEPRSVTTLDDHIVIVEGYEGANVYWVHVWVLKDGLITRFREYFNTWLTVKKLRVRPALGWVGKDNWSTVWRSQPRDLFRRSLPGLMLAI; translated from the coding sequence ATGGAAGAATTCAATAAAAACCAACAAGAATTGAAAAATCAAGCCACCATCAATGCTCTTTATAAGTCGCTTGCCGCCGGAGATACCAAAATGGTCTCCGGTCTTTTAGCCAGCGACCTCGAGTGGTGGTTTCATGGCCCTCAAACTTGCCACCACATGATGAGGATGTTGACCGGAGAGGCTTCACACACCGAGTTCATATTTGAACCTCGGAGTGTTACAACCCTCGACGACCACATAGTGATCGTTGAGGGTTATGAAGGTGCAAACGTGTACTGGGTACACGTTTGGGTCTTGAAAGATGGGTTGATAACCCGATTCAGGGAGTATTTCAACACGTGGCTAACTGTGAAGAAGTTGAGGGTGAGACCCGCGCTCGGTTGGGTAGGCAAGGATAATTGGTCAACCGTGTGGAGGAGCCAACCGCGAGATCTTTTCCGGAGGTCGTTACCCGGGCTCATGCTTGCCATTTGA